A section of the Scleropages formosus chromosome 12, fSclFor1.1, whole genome shotgun sequence genome encodes:
- the LOC108940388 gene encoding golgin subfamily A member 3 isoform X2 — MENGRAVLATMEIDGEQQNMPAHTKKSTVQTASDGTCLPKQELVGKLASMGDLANGPVQEAVPNGDGVAVAAPAADMDSCLNGPLPPGDTGPTPSPQTKELPTGVAAFCRSLERESQGSNAQGTVHKGDALQSLRLSIPMQETELSSLEPSLELENEEQIRLAARRRLEEQLKQYRVKRHQERSNHSTPKNRPFSTLDPELMLHPEALPRASAVSMTKEYSFLRTNVPRGPKLGSLGIPSSRERKSKSHGGKIHSLADYRTPEAASSGGRASVTDTSSGSLQSNRSASTTVSEVSIAVSESEELPGNARQTGDAASEVDGSEWGTRLDGNDSDSSSYSSASATGSYSTKALAMLARQKAPYTVDGREVAPEAVGQYPSLQEVLQAATNEQRLLEQEGSGEPRSRRDSFSSSVSMGSSVMGSHDEMLQVLKEKMRLEGQLESLSLEANQALKEKTELQAQLAAVSARLEDQAELARASQEKQSSLTAEVGTLRQSCSQLEKAMVELQSNLESKNASLASLGTDLQVAEEQYQRLMGKVEEMQQTVASRDRSVQELRQQMGTMQAQLQQVQLERSNLQARLKTSQAEIASLQQLRQWYQQQLTLAQEARVRLQSEMANMQAGKMTQVGVLEHLKLENVTLSHQLTETQQRSIKEKERIAAQLQSIEADMLDQEAAFRQIRDAKSMVEDDLQHKLEEFEEERERLQKLANSASSLERELEQVRLTLSQKDLQLEALQQEHLDLMRQLTSAQENLQTKEQSLNQLEVRYLELEAQLAEVQTDASAKEDTIQYLQNEKIVLEVALQAARADKGELDEGAQRLGEGVLVAGDVLNQIRQEVQVKVSQIETMQKENSTLKKQAQKLKEQYMQQKVMVEAYRRDASSKDQLISELKATKKRLLSEAKELRQELLNAQGEKKAAELEQDRLQKEVVRLQEQMCSLEEHLHAIQSERDQLETQIQSVQLEQSQLAAVTEENEGLRKQLEQMQQDAKKAFSEQKVRMKRLGTDLTSAQKEMKAKHKAYETAVGILSRRLQEALTDKETAEAELSKLKAQVTDGGNNQALQARIESLQTELQTVTQSKAALEKELQEVISLTSTELEEYQEKILELEDELQESRCFKKRIRRLEEINKKLALELEHEKGKLTGLGQSHNALREHANILETALAKREADLVQLNLQVQAVLKRKEEEDQQMKQLVSKLQEALEKEKAKVKDLKDQVAAAKAEVAHNRRHYRAAVLELAEIKKDLQAKEELVKALQNEASKLQSQDEKHSQEVSHFQEELAEAHLQLQVLQKQLDEQLNKQPITNQEVEDLKWELEQKQREIEAQQQQQELSEQCNRKEMENLQAALQGIKAELEVVQEELSSTRKDKFMLQAKVGELRNSMRTLLQQNQQLKVDFKQSRLRKRAELKGDVNASGPVTPVKIPDCPVPAALLDELLKPTASISKEPLNNLHNCLRQLKQEMDSLQKQMEEHTVTVHQTMSSWSNTEEGLIRLAVHDSALPTCSDENAGSEQQRAL; from the exons GTCCCGTCCAAGAGGCTGTGCCAAATGGAGATGGAGTGGCTGTGGCGGCTCCGGCAGCTGACATGGACAGCTGCCTGAATGGCCCCCTGCCCCCCGGGGACACAGGCCCCACTCCCAGCCCCCAGACCAAAGAGCTGCCCACAGGTGTGGCCGCTTTCTGTCGCAGCCTAGAGAGGGAGTCTCAGGGCTCTAATGCCCAGGGCACTGTTCACAAGGGTGATGCACTGCAGTCACTCAGACTGAGTATACCTATGCAGGAGACTGAATTGT CATCCCTGGAGCCATCCTTGGAACTGGAGAATGAGGAGCAGATCCGTTTGGCTGCTCGCCGCCGCCTGGAAGAGCAGCTCAAACAGTACAGGGTGAAGCGGCACCAGGAGAGG TCAAATCACTCCACACCCAAAAACCGGCCCTTTAGCACCCTGGACCCAGAGCTGATGCTACATCCTGAAGCACTCCCTCGAGCCAGTGCTGTCTCCATGACAAAGGAGTACTCCTTCCTGCGGACAAACGTTCCCAGGGGGCCTAAACTTGGAAGCCTAGGTATTCCCAGCTCCAGGGAGAGGAAATCAAAGTCCCATGGTGGAAAGATCCATTCCCTGGCAGATTACAGAACCCCTGAGGCAGCAAGTTCAGGAGGCAGGGCATCGGTGACAGACACCTCCTCAGGGTCACTGCAGTCTAACAGAAGTGCATCAACCACTGTATCAGAGGTCAGCATCGCTGTCTCTGAGTCAGAGGAGTTGCCAGGAAATGCCCGACAGACAGGAGATGCAGCTTCTGAGGTAGATGGCAGTGAGTGgggtacaaggctggatgggAATGACAGTGATAGCTCATCCTACAGCAGTGCCTCAGCAACAGGGTCATACAGCACAAAGGCACTAGCAATGTTAGCCAGACAGAAGGCACCCTACACTGTGGATGGCCGGGAGGTTGCCCCTGAGGCCGTCGGCCAGTACCCATCCCTGCAGGAAGTGCTGCAAGCAGCCACAAATGAACAACGCCTACTGGAGCAGGAGGGTAGCGGGGAGCCACGCAGCCGGAGGGACAGCTTTTCCAGCAG TGTGTCGATGGGAAGTTCTGTAATGGGGAGTCATGACGAAATGCTCCAGGTGCTGAAAGAGAAGATGAGGCTGGAAGGCCAGCTGGAGTCCCTGTCACTGGAGGCGAATCAG GCCCTGAAGGAAAAGACAGAACTCCAGGCCCAGCTGGCTGCAGTGAGTGCCCGGCTCGAGGACCAGGCAGAACTGGCACGAGCTAGCCAGGAGAAGCAGAGCTCCCTCACTGCAGAGGTGGGCACGCTGCGCCAGAGTTGCTCCCAGCTAGAAAAGGCCATGGTGGAGCTCCAGAGCAACCTGGAAAGCAAGAATGCCAGCCTGGCATCACTGGGCACTGACCTGCAGGTTGCTGAGGAACAGTACCAGAGGCTCATGGGAAAGGTGGAAGAGATGCAGCAGACAGTTGCATCCAGGGACAGGTCAG TTCAGGAGCTGAGACAGCAGATGGGTACCATGCAGGCCCAGCTCCAGCAAGTGCAGCTGGAGAGGAGCAACCTCCAGGCTCGACTCAAGACCTCTCAAGCTGAAATTGCttccctccagcagctccgCCAATGGTACCAACAGCAGCTAACGCTGGCGCAGGAGGCTCGGGTTCGACTGCAGAGCGAGATGGCTAACATGCAG gcTGGTAAGATGACACAGGTGGGTGTCCTGGAACACTTGAAGCTGGAGAATGTGACCTTGTCCCACCAGCTCACTGAGACACAGCAGAGATCCATTAAGGAGAAGGAACGCATTGCCGCGCAACTGCAGAGCATTGAG GCTGACATGCTTGACCAAGAGGCAGCCTTCAGACAGATACGGGATGCTAAGTCCATGGTGGAAGATGACCTGCAGCACAAGCTGGAAGAATTCGAGGAGGAACGAGAACGGCTGCAGAAGCTGGCCAACTCAGCCAGCTCCTTAGAGAGGGAACTAGAGCAG GTGAGGTTGACGCTTTCCCAGAAGGACCTTCAGTTGGAGGCCCTGCAGCAGGAACATCTGGACCTGATGAGACAGCTGACAAGTGCCCAGGAGAACCTCCAGACCAAAGAACAATCCCTCAACCAGCTGGAAGTTCGCTACCTGGAGCTGGAAGCCCAGCTTGCCGAGGTGCAAACGGATGCATCAGCCAAGGAAGACACAATTCAATACTTGCAGAATGAGAAGATTGTGCTGGAGGTGGCTCTGCAAGCTGCCCGGGCTGACAAGGGCGAGCTGGATGAAGGGGCGCAGCGGCTAGGGGAAGGTGTGTTGGTGGCAGGTGATGTCCTGAACCAAATCCGTCAGGAAGTCCAGGTCAAAGTTTCCCAG attGAGACAATGCAAAAGGAAAACAGCACCCTGAAGAAACAAGCTCAGAAGCTGAAAGAGCAGTACATGCAACAAAAG GTGATGGTGGAAGCCTATCGGCGAGATGCCAGCTCCAAAGATCAGCTGATCAGCGAACTGAAAGCAACCAAAAAGCGCCTGCTATCGGAGGCGAAGGAGCTGAGGCAGGAGCTACTGAATGCGCAGGGGGAGAAGAAGGCGGCAGAGCTTGAGCAAGATCGGCTGCAAAAGGAGGTTGTCCGGCTCCAGGAGCAGATGTGCAGCCTGGAAGAGCACTTGCACGCCATCCAGAGTGAGAGAGACCAGCTAGAGACCCAAATCCAG TCAGTGCAGCTTGAGCAGAGCCAGTTAGCAGCTGTAACTGAGGAGAATGAGGGGCTCAGAAAGCAGCTGGAGCAAATGCAGCAAGATGCCAAAAA GGCCTTTTCGGAGCAAAAGGTGAGAATGAAACGGCTGGGAACTGATTTGACAAGCGCACAAAAGGAGATGAAGGCCAAGCACAAGGCCTACGAGACTGCTGTTGGCATCCTGAGCCGCAGGTTGCAAGAAGCCCTTACGGACAAGGAGACTGCTGAAGCAGAACTGAGCAAACTCAAGGCACAAGTCACAGATGGAGGGAACAACCAGGCCTTGCAA GCCAGAATTGAATCTCTGCAGACTGAACTTCAGACAGTCACTCAGAGcaaggctgctttggagaaggaaCTACAGGAGGTCATCTCGCTGACTAGTACGGAATTGGAGGAGTACCAGGAGAAGATACTGGAGCTGGAAGATGAG CTTCAGGAGTCACGATGCTTTAAGAAGAGAATCCGCCGGCTGGAAGAGATCAACAAGAAGCTTGCACTGGAGCTGGAGCACGAGAAAGGGAAGTTGACAGGATTGGGGCagtcccacaatgcattgcgtGAGCATGCCAACATCTTGGAAACGGCTTTGGCCAAAAGGGAAgcagacctggtccaactcaaTTTGCAG GTTCAAGCTGTTTTGAAACGTAAGGAAGAGGAAGATCAGCAGATGAAACAACTGGTTTCAAAGCTACAggaggctttggagaaagagaaggCCAAAGTTAAAGATCTGAAAGATCAG GTGGCTGCGGCCAAAGCAGAGGTAGCTCACAATCGCCGACACTACAGGGCGGCAGTGTTGGAGCTGGCTGAGATCAAGAAGGACCTGCAGGCCAAAGAGGAACTGGTTAAAGCCCTTCAGAATGAGGCCAGCAAACTACA GAGCCAGGATGAGAAGCACTCTCAAGAGGTGTCCCACTTCCAGGAGGAGCTGGCTGAggctcaccttcagctgcaggttCTACAGAAGCAGCTGGACGAGCAGCTCAATAAGCAGCCCATCACCAACCAAGAG GTggaggacctgaagtgggaatTGGAGCAGAAGCAGCGTGAAATTGAggctcagcaacagcagcaggagcttTCAGAACAGTGCAACAGGAAGGAGATGGAGAACCTTCAGGCAGCACTGCAG GGGATCAAGGCAGAGCTcgaggtggtgcaagaggagtTGAGCAGCACCAGGAAGGATAAATTCATGCTGCAGGCCAAGGTGGGGGAGCTGCGCAACAGCATGAGGACGTTGCTACAGCAGAACCAGCAACTCAAAGTGGACTTCAAGCAGAGCCGTCTGAGGAAG CGAGCTGAGCTGAAGGGCGACGTGAATGCCTCAGGCCCAGTGACCCCGGTGAAGATCCCTGACTGTCCAGTACCCGCCGCTCTGCTGGATGAGCTGCTCAAGCCCACAGCTTCCATCAGCAAGGAGCCACTCAACAACCTGCACAACTGCCTGCGTCAGCTCAA
- the LOC108940388 gene encoding golgin subfamily A member 3 isoform X1, producing MENGRAVLATMEIDGEQQNMPAHTKKSTVQTASDGTCLPKQELVGKLASMGDLANGPVQEAVPNGDGVAVAAPAADMDSCLNGPLPPGDTGPTPSPQTKELPTGVAAFCRSLERESQGSNAQGTVHKGDALQSLRLSIPMQETELSSLEPSLELENEEQIRLAARRRLEEQLKQYRVKRHQERSNHSTPKNRPFSTLDPELMLHPEALPRASAVSMTKEYSFLRTNVPRGPKLGSLGIPSSRERKSKSHGGKIHSLADYRTPEAASSGGRASVTDTSSGSLQSNRSASTTVSEVSIAVSESEELPGNARQTGDAASEVDGSEWGTRLDGNDSDSSSYSSASATGSYSTKALAMLARQKAPYTVDGREVAPEAVGQYPSLQEVLQAATNEQRLLEQEGSGEPRSRRDSFSSSVSMGSSVMGSHDEMLQVLKEKMRLEGQLESLSLEANQALKEKTELQAQLAAVSARLEDQAELARASQEKQSSLTAEVGTLRQSCSQLEKAMVELQSNLESKNASLASLGTDLQVAEEQYQRLMGKVEEMQQTVASRDRSVQELRQQMGTMQAQLQQVQLERSNLQARLKTSQAEIASLQQLRQWYQQQLTLAQEARVRLQSEMANMQAGKMTQVGVLEHLKLENVTLSHQLTETQQRSIKEKERIAAQLQSIEADMLDQEAAFRQIRDAKSMVEDDLQHKLEEFEEERERLQKLANSASSLERELEQVRLTLSQKDLQLEALQQEHLDLMRQLTSAQENLQTKEQSLNQLEVRYLELEAQLAEVQTDASAKEDTIQYLQNEKIVLEVALQAARADKGELDEGAQRLGEGVLVAGDVLNQIRQEVQVKVSQIETMQKENSTLKKQAQKLKEQYMQQKVMVEAYRRDASSKDQLISELKATKKRLLSEAKELRQELLNAQGEKKAAELEQDRLQKEVVRLQEQMCSLEEHLHAIQSERDQLETQIQSVQLEQSQLAAVTEENEGLRKQLEQMQQDAKKAFSEQKVRMKRLGTDLTSAQKEMKAKHKAYETAVGILSRRLQEALTDKETAEAELSKLKAQVTDGGNNQALQARIESLQTELQTVTQSKAALEKELQEVISLTSTELEEYQEKILELEDELQESRCFKKRIRRLEEINKKLALELEHEKGKLTGLGQSHNALREHANILETALAKREADLVQLNLQVQAVLKRKEEEDQQMKQLVSKLQEALEKEKAKVKDLKDQVAAAKAEVAHNRRHYRAAVLELAEIKKDLQAKEELVKALQNEASKLQSQDEKHSQEVSHFQEELAEAHLQLQVLQKQLDEQLNKQPITNQEVEDLKWELEQKQREIEAQQQQQELSEQCNRKEMENLQAALQGIKAELEVVQEELSSTRKDKFMLQAKVGELRNSMRTLLQQNQQLKVDFKQSRLRKQRAELKGDVNASGPVTPVKIPDCPVPAALLDELLKPTASISKEPLNNLHNCLRQLKQEMDSLQKQMEEHTVTVHQTMSSWSNTEEGLIRLAVHDSALPTCSDENAGSEQQRAL from the exons GTCCCGTCCAAGAGGCTGTGCCAAATGGAGATGGAGTGGCTGTGGCGGCTCCGGCAGCTGACATGGACAGCTGCCTGAATGGCCCCCTGCCCCCCGGGGACACAGGCCCCACTCCCAGCCCCCAGACCAAAGAGCTGCCCACAGGTGTGGCCGCTTTCTGTCGCAGCCTAGAGAGGGAGTCTCAGGGCTCTAATGCCCAGGGCACTGTTCACAAGGGTGATGCACTGCAGTCACTCAGACTGAGTATACCTATGCAGGAGACTGAATTGT CATCCCTGGAGCCATCCTTGGAACTGGAGAATGAGGAGCAGATCCGTTTGGCTGCTCGCCGCCGCCTGGAAGAGCAGCTCAAACAGTACAGGGTGAAGCGGCACCAGGAGAGG TCAAATCACTCCACACCCAAAAACCGGCCCTTTAGCACCCTGGACCCAGAGCTGATGCTACATCCTGAAGCACTCCCTCGAGCCAGTGCTGTCTCCATGACAAAGGAGTACTCCTTCCTGCGGACAAACGTTCCCAGGGGGCCTAAACTTGGAAGCCTAGGTATTCCCAGCTCCAGGGAGAGGAAATCAAAGTCCCATGGTGGAAAGATCCATTCCCTGGCAGATTACAGAACCCCTGAGGCAGCAAGTTCAGGAGGCAGGGCATCGGTGACAGACACCTCCTCAGGGTCACTGCAGTCTAACAGAAGTGCATCAACCACTGTATCAGAGGTCAGCATCGCTGTCTCTGAGTCAGAGGAGTTGCCAGGAAATGCCCGACAGACAGGAGATGCAGCTTCTGAGGTAGATGGCAGTGAGTGgggtacaaggctggatgggAATGACAGTGATAGCTCATCCTACAGCAGTGCCTCAGCAACAGGGTCATACAGCACAAAGGCACTAGCAATGTTAGCCAGACAGAAGGCACCCTACACTGTGGATGGCCGGGAGGTTGCCCCTGAGGCCGTCGGCCAGTACCCATCCCTGCAGGAAGTGCTGCAAGCAGCCACAAATGAACAACGCCTACTGGAGCAGGAGGGTAGCGGGGAGCCACGCAGCCGGAGGGACAGCTTTTCCAGCAG TGTGTCGATGGGAAGTTCTGTAATGGGGAGTCATGACGAAATGCTCCAGGTGCTGAAAGAGAAGATGAGGCTGGAAGGCCAGCTGGAGTCCCTGTCACTGGAGGCGAATCAG GCCCTGAAGGAAAAGACAGAACTCCAGGCCCAGCTGGCTGCAGTGAGTGCCCGGCTCGAGGACCAGGCAGAACTGGCACGAGCTAGCCAGGAGAAGCAGAGCTCCCTCACTGCAGAGGTGGGCACGCTGCGCCAGAGTTGCTCCCAGCTAGAAAAGGCCATGGTGGAGCTCCAGAGCAACCTGGAAAGCAAGAATGCCAGCCTGGCATCACTGGGCACTGACCTGCAGGTTGCTGAGGAACAGTACCAGAGGCTCATGGGAAAGGTGGAAGAGATGCAGCAGACAGTTGCATCCAGGGACAGGTCAG TTCAGGAGCTGAGACAGCAGATGGGTACCATGCAGGCCCAGCTCCAGCAAGTGCAGCTGGAGAGGAGCAACCTCCAGGCTCGACTCAAGACCTCTCAAGCTGAAATTGCttccctccagcagctccgCCAATGGTACCAACAGCAGCTAACGCTGGCGCAGGAGGCTCGGGTTCGACTGCAGAGCGAGATGGCTAACATGCAG gcTGGTAAGATGACACAGGTGGGTGTCCTGGAACACTTGAAGCTGGAGAATGTGACCTTGTCCCACCAGCTCACTGAGACACAGCAGAGATCCATTAAGGAGAAGGAACGCATTGCCGCGCAACTGCAGAGCATTGAG GCTGACATGCTTGACCAAGAGGCAGCCTTCAGACAGATACGGGATGCTAAGTCCATGGTGGAAGATGACCTGCAGCACAAGCTGGAAGAATTCGAGGAGGAACGAGAACGGCTGCAGAAGCTGGCCAACTCAGCCAGCTCCTTAGAGAGGGAACTAGAGCAG GTGAGGTTGACGCTTTCCCAGAAGGACCTTCAGTTGGAGGCCCTGCAGCAGGAACATCTGGACCTGATGAGACAGCTGACAAGTGCCCAGGAGAACCTCCAGACCAAAGAACAATCCCTCAACCAGCTGGAAGTTCGCTACCTGGAGCTGGAAGCCCAGCTTGCCGAGGTGCAAACGGATGCATCAGCCAAGGAAGACACAATTCAATACTTGCAGAATGAGAAGATTGTGCTGGAGGTGGCTCTGCAAGCTGCCCGGGCTGACAAGGGCGAGCTGGATGAAGGGGCGCAGCGGCTAGGGGAAGGTGTGTTGGTGGCAGGTGATGTCCTGAACCAAATCCGTCAGGAAGTCCAGGTCAAAGTTTCCCAG attGAGACAATGCAAAAGGAAAACAGCACCCTGAAGAAACAAGCTCAGAAGCTGAAAGAGCAGTACATGCAACAAAAG GTGATGGTGGAAGCCTATCGGCGAGATGCCAGCTCCAAAGATCAGCTGATCAGCGAACTGAAAGCAACCAAAAAGCGCCTGCTATCGGAGGCGAAGGAGCTGAGGCAGGAGCTACTGAATGCGCAGGGGGAGAAGAAGGCGGCAGAGCTTGAGCAAGATCGGCTGCAAAAGGAGGTTGTCCGGCTCCAGGAGCAGATGTGCAGCCTGGAAGAGCACTTGCACGCCATCCAGAGTGAGAGAGACCAGCTAGAGACCCAAATCCAG TCAGTGCAGCTTGAGCAGAGCCAGTTAGCAGCTGTAACTGAGGAGAATGAGGGGCTCAGAAAGCAGCTGGAGCAAATGCAGCAAGATGCCAAAAA GGCCTTTTCGGAGCAAAAGGTGAGAATGAAACGGCTGGGAACTGATTTGACAAGCGCACAAAAGGAGATGAAGGCCAAGCACAAGGCCTACGAGACTGCTGTTGGCATCCTGAGCCGCAGGTTGCAAGAAGCCCTTACGGACAAGGAGACTGCTGAAGCAGAACTGAGCAAACTCAAGGCACAAGTCACAGATGGAGGGAACAACCAGGCCTTGCAA GCCAGAATTGAATCTCTGCAGACTGAACTTCAGACAGTCACTCAGAGcaaggctgctttggagaaggaaCTACAGGAGGTCATCTCGCTGACTAGTACGGAATTGGAGGAGTACCAGGAGAAGATACTGGAGCTGGAAGATGAG CTTCAGGAGTCACGATGCTTTAAGAAGAGAATCCGCCGGCTGGAAGAGATCAACAAGAAGCTTGCACTGGAGCTGGAGCACGAGAAAGGGAAGTTGACAGGATTGGGGCagtcccacaatgcattgcgtGAGCATGCCAACATCTTGGAAACGGCTTTGGCCAAAAGGGAAgcagacctggtccaactcaaTTTGCAG GTTCAAGCTGTTTTGAAACGTAAGGAAGAGGAAGATCAGCAGATGAAACAACTGGTTTCAAAGCTACAggaggctttggagaaagagaaggCCAAAGTTAAAGATCTGAAAGATCAG GTGGCTGCGGCCAAAGCAGAGGTAGCTCACAATCGCCGACACTACAGGGCGGCAGTGTTGGAGCTGGCTGAGATCAAGAAGGACCTGCAGGCCAAAGAGGAACTGGTTAAAGCCCTTCAGAATGAGGCCAGCAAACTACA GAGCCAGGATGAGAAGCACTCTCAAGAGGTGTCCCACTTCCAGGAGGAGCTGGCTGAggctcaccttcagctgcaggttCTACAGAAGCAGCTGGACGAGCAGCTCAATAAGCAGCCCATCACCAACCAAGAG GTggaggacctgaagtgggaatTGGAGCAGAAGCAGCGTGAAATTGAggctcagcaacagcagcaggagcttTCAGAACAGTGCAACAGGAAGGAGATGGAGAACCTTCAGGCAGCACTGCAG GGGATCAAGGCAGAGCTcgaggtggtgcaagaggagtTGAGCAGCACCAGGAAGGATAAATTCATGCTGCAGGCCAAGGTGGGGGAGCTGCGCAACAGCATGAGGACGTTGCTACAGCAGAACCAGCAACTCAAAGTGGACTTCAAGCAGAGCCGTCTGAGGAAG CAGCGAGCTGAGCTGAAGGGCGACGTGAATGCCTCAGGCCCAGTGACCCCGGTGAAGATCCCTGACTGTCCAGTACCCGCCGCTCTGCTGGATGAGCTGCTCAAGCCCACAGCTTCCATCAGCAAGGAGCCACTCAACAACCTGCACAACTGCCTGCGTCAGCTCAA